The Blastococcus sp. HT6-4 genome window below encodes:
- a CDS encoding HAD family hydrolase: MSRAAAFFDLDKTVIAKSSTLAFGRPFFHGGLINRRAVLKTAYAQFVFSLAGADAQQMERLRAQLTAMVTGWDAATVHEIVRETLHEIVDPLVYAEAADLIEEHRAAGREIVIVSSSGAEMVEPIGEMLGVDRVVATRMVTEEGRYTGEIEFYAYGENKAEAIRALAAEGGYDLADCYAYSDSITDLPMLAAVGHPTAVNPDRGLRKAALQHGWPMRRFERPVSMRARFSVPPAPVVTGAAMGVGAAVVGLAWYARHRAARAGLLPADGPAPAPGRRRRRGA; this comes from the coding sequence GTGTCCCGCGCCGCGGCATTCTTCGACCTGGACAAGACCGTCATCGCCAAGTCCAGCACCCTGGCCTTCGGCCGCCCCTTCTTCCACGGCGGGCTCATCAACCGCCGCGCCGTGCTCAAGACGGCCTACGCGCAGTTCGTCTTCTCCCTCGCCGGGGCCGACGCCCAGCAGATGGAGCGGCTGCGCGCCCAGCTGACCGCGATGGTCACCGGGTGGGACGCCGCCACGGTGCACGAGATCGTCCGCGAGACGCTGCACGAGATCGTCGACCCGCTGGTCTACGCGGAGGCCGCCGACCTCATCGAGGAGCACCGCGCCGCCGGCCGGGAGATCGTCATCGTCTCCAGCAGCGGGGCAGAGATGGTGGAGCCGATCGGCGAGATGCTCGGCGTCGACCGCGTCGTCGCCACCCGGATGGTCACCGAGGAGGGCCGCTACACCGGCGAGATCGAGTTCTACGCCTACGGCGAGAACAAGGCCGAGGCCATCCGCGCGCTGGCCGCCGAGGGCGGTTACGACCTGGCCGACTGCTACGCCTACAGCGACTCGATCACCGACCTGCCGATGCTGGCCGCCGTCGGGCACCCCACCGCGGTGAACCCCGACCGCGGGCTGCGCAAGGCGGCGCTGCAGCACGGCTGGCCGATGCGGCGCTTCGAGCGGCCGGTCAGCATGCGCGCCCGCTTCTCGGTGCCGCCCGCGCCGGTGGTCACGGGCGCGGCCATGGGTGTCGGCGCCGCCGTCGTCGGCCTGGCCTGGTACGCCCGGCACCGGGCGGCGCGGGCCGGGCTGCTGCCCGCCGACGGGCCCGCCCCGGCCCCCGGCCGCCGTCGCCGCCGCGGCGCCTGA
- the ssd gene encoding septum site-determining protein Ssd, translating to MPLLPPPSRPPRPLVVSTDEPLLDEVLRLLAAAGAEPELATGGPALRRAHREAPLVLLGADALAAGALRTLPRRPGVVVVAGGELPPAEWAAAVEVGAERVAVLPADEGWLLDRAAAAVRAPVPRGPLVVVGGACGGAGASTVAAAVALAAPGGAVLVDADVWGGGLDLLLGAELVEGLRWPGLTGLRGRVAGEALLAALPEVGRVHLLAADRGSATPIPDEALVAVVDAVRATGRAVVVDLPRPGPEGPGAGPQGVLADADLAVLVVPARLRSATAARLLVGAPGSPWSSARLVVRAVPGGLDADDVAEVVERPLLGVVPHDRGAVARAERGEPPGATARSPLGGVARRVLAALPEEDDR from the coding sequence GTGCCCCTCCTCCCGCCGCCGTCGCGGCCGCCGCGCCCCCTGGTCGTCAGCACCGACGAGCCGCTGCTCGACGAGGTGCTCCGGCTGCTGGCCGCGGCCGGCGCCGAACCGGAGCTGGCCACCGGCGGGCCGGCGCTGCGGCGGGCGCACCGGGAGGCGCCGCTGGTCCTCCTGGGCGCCGACGCGCTGGCCGCCGGCGCGCTGCGGACGCTGCCCCGCCGCCCGGGCGTCGTCGTCGTCGCGGGAGGCGAGCTGCCGCCGGCCGAGTGGGCGGCGGCGGTGGAGGTGGGGGCCGAGCGGGTGGCCGTGCTCCCGGCCGACGAGGGGTGGCTGCTGGACCGTGCCGCCGCCGCCGTCCGCGCCCCGGTGCCCCGTGGGCCGCTGGTCGTGGTGGGCGGGGCGTGCGGCGGGGCGGGGGCCAGCACGGTGGCCGCGGCGGTCGCCCTGGCCGCGCCGGGCGGGGCGGTGCTCGTCGACGCCGACGTGTGGGGCGGCGGGCTGGACCTGCTGCTGGGCGCGGAGCTCGTCGAGGGGCTGCGCTGGCCGGGGCTCACCGGCCTGCGGGGGCGCGTGGCGGGGGAGGCGCTGCTCGCCGCGCTGCCGGAGGTGGGCCGGGTGCACCTGCTCGCCGCCGACCGGGGCAGCGCGACGCCGATCCCCGACGAGGCGCTGGTGGCGGTGGTCGACGCCGTCCGGGCCACCGGCCGCGCCGTCGTCGTCGACCTGCCCCGGCCCGGGCCGGAGGGGCCGGGCGCCGGGCCGCAGGGCGTCCTCGCCGACGCCGATCTCGCCGTCCTGGTGGTGCCGGCCCGGTTGCGGTCGGCCACGGCCGCCCGGCTGCTCGTGGGCGCCCCCGGCTCGCCGTGGTCGTCGGCGCGGCTGGTGGTGCGGGCGGTCCCCGGCGGGCTGGACGCCGACGACGTGGCGGAGGTGGTGGAGCGGCCCCTGCTCGGCGTGGTGCCGCACGACCGCGGCGCGGTGGCCCGGGCCGAGCGGGGGGAGCCGCCGGGCGCCACCGCCCGCTCGCCGCTGGGCGGGGTGGCGCGACGGGTGCTCGCGGCGCTGCCGGAAGAGGACGACCGGTGA
- a CDS encoding TadA family conjugal transfer-associated ATPase — MSAPSLLDRVRARLAAEEQTPSRAGVAALVREEAGGLLGDGDVLLAVRDAVDELAGAGPLEALLRLPGVTDVLVNAPGEVWLDRGAGLEPATGVRFPDEDAVRRLAVRLAASAGRRLDDAAPWVDVGLPGGVRLHAVLPPVSGGGTCLSLRVLRRRAQALSDLEARGTLPGESAGLLRAVVGRRLAFLVTGGTGSGKTTLLSALLGEVDPAERLLLCEDAAELTPPHPHVVRLLTRPPNVEGAGAVGLRDLVRQALRMRPDRLVVGEVRGAEVVDLLAALNTGHDGGCGTVHANRATEVPARLEALGVAAGLGRAAVHSQAAAALDVVVHLQRTPAGRRVSEIGVLRRAGEVVVVEPAWRADGRPCPAGDALRDRLTGR; from the coding sequence GTGAGCGCGCCGTCGCTGCTGGACCGGGTGCGGGCCCGGCTCGCGGCCGAGGAGCAGACCCCGTCGCGTGCGGGGGTGGCCGCGCTCGTCCGCGAGGAGGCCGGTGGGTTGCTGGGCGACGGCGACGTGCTGCTCGCCGTCCGCGACGCCGTGGACGAGCTGGCCGGTGCCGGGCCGCTGGAGGCGCTGCTGCGGCTGCCCGGCGTCACCGACGTGCTGGTCAACGCGCCCGGTGAGGTCTGGCTCGACCGCGGTGCCGGGCTCGAGCCGGCCACCGGCGTGCGCTTCCCCGACGAGGACGCGGTGCGCCGGCTCGCTGTCCGGCTGGCCGCCTCCGCCGGGCGGCGGCTCGACGACGCCGCGCCGTGGGTGGACGTCGGGCTGCCCGGCGGCGTCCGGCTGCACGCCGTCCTGCCGCCGGTCTCCGGCGGCGGCACCTGCCTCTCGCTGCGGGTGCTGCGCCGCCGCGCGCAGGCGCTGTCCGACCTCGAGGCGCGCGGCACCCTGCCCGGGGAGAGCGCCGGGTTGCTGCGGGCGGTCGTCGGGCGCCGGCTCGCGTTCCTGGTCACCGGCGGGACGGGCTCGGGCAAGACCACGCTGCTGTCGGCCCTGCTGGGGGAGGTGGACCCGGCCGAGCGCCTGCTCCTGTGCGAGGACGCCGCCGAGCTCACCCCGCCGCACCCGCACGTGGTGCGCCTGCTGACCCGGCCGCCGAACGTCGAGGGAGCCGGCGCGGTGGGGCTGCGCGACCTGGTCCGGCAGGCGCTGCGCATGCGCCCCGACCGGCTGGTCGTCGGCGAGGTGCGCGGTGCGGAGGTCGTCGACCTGCTGGCCGCGCTCAACACCGGGCACGACGGCGGCTGCGGCACGGTGCACGCGAACCGCGCGACCGAGGTGCCCGCCCGGCTGGAGGCGCTCGGCGTCGCCGCGGGGCTCGGCCGCGCCGCCGTCCACAGCCAGGCCGCCGCCGCGCTCGACGTCGTCGTGCACCTGCAGCGGACACCCGCCGGACGTCGCGTCTCGGAGATCGGCGTGCTGCGCCGCGCCGGTGAGGTGGTGGTCGTCGAGCCCGCGTGGCGGGCCGACGGCCGCCCGTGCCCGGCCGGCGACGCGCTGCGCGACCGGCTGACCGGCCGATGA
- a CDS encoding pilus assembly protein TadB has product MSLALLAAAGAAVLWPDGRALLRRRLRVVAGVPRPPGRPVPLPLLAAAGLGALGAVLSTPLVALLAAGGGALSARAWASRRVAASEETRLVALAEALGALAAELRAGRSLEDAVRGAAAACPDRHCAAALVSVLRAPPAGPRDALAAELGRLSAAVALSARTGCSLATVVVAVEDDLRARLGHRRALRVATAGPRASARLLAGLPVLGLAMGSGIGADPWRVLTTTGPGQVLLVVGVLLEAAGIAWTGRLMHRIGR; this is encoded by the coding sequence ATGAGCCTCGCGCTGCTGGCGGCGGCCGGTGCCGCCGTGCTGTGGCCGGACGGGCGGGCGCTGCTCCGCCGGCGGCTGCGGGTGGTGGCCGGCGTGCCGCGGCCACCGGGGCGGCCGGTTCCGCTCCCGCTCCTGGCGGCGGCCGGGCTCGGCGCCCTCGGCGCGGTGCTCAGCACGCCGCTGGTCGCGCTGCTGGCGGCGGGGGGCGGGGCGCTGTCCGCGCGGGCCTGGGCGTCCCGCCGGGTGGCGGCGTCGGAGGAGACGCGCCTGGTCGCCCTGGCCGAGGCGCTGGGGGCGCTGGCGGCCGAGCTGCGCGCCGGGCGCTCCCTGGAGGACGCGGTGCGCGGGGCCGCCGCCGCCTGCCCCGACCGCCACTGCGCCGCCGCGCTGGTCTCCGTGCTCCGCGCACCTCCCGCCGGGCCGCGGGACGCGCTGGCCGCGGAGCTCGGCCGGCTGTCGGCCGCCGTGGCCCTCAGCGCCCGCACCGGCTGCTCGCTGGCCACCGTCGTCGTCGCCGTCGAGGACGACCTCCGCGCCCGGCTGGGGCACCGCCGGGCGCTGCGGGTGGCCACCGCGGGCCCGCGGGCCAGCGCCCGGCTGCTCGCCGGCCTGCCGGTGCTGGGGCTGGCCATGGGCAGCGGGATCGGCGCCGATCCCTGGCGCGTGCTCACCACGACGGGCCCGGGACAGGTGCTGCTCGTCGTCGGCGTGCTGCTCGAGGCCGCGGGCATCGCCTGGACCGGCCGGCTGATGCACCGGATCGGCCGATGA
- a CDS encoding type II secretion system F family protein has protein sequence MTAAGWLPVVLAAAALVVWAPDSAVVASRVRRLSGAARRSGSGIPRVPARFRRWPLAGAAGLAAGLLLGGLPGACAAVVVTVAGVRLLRRAEPDPDAADRAALAHDLPAACDLLAVCLTAGLPLAGALAAVADAVPAPLGSRLRTVASLCRLGAGPRQAWADVPPELAGLARVLVRAGESGAAAVPALHALAEETRAAARAGAEAAVQRAGVWVLAPLGVCFLPAFLCLGVVPLVLGIAGEVFG, from the coding sequence ATGACGGCGGCGGGGTGGCTGCCGGTGGTGCTCGCGGCCGCCGCCCTGGTCGTGTGGGCGCCCGACTCGGCCGTCGTGGCAAGCCGGGTGCGCCGGCTGAGCGGTGCGGCCCGACGCTCCGGGAGCGGGATCCCGCGGGTTCCGGCGCGGTTCCGCCGGTGGCCGCTGGCCGGGGCGGCCGGGCTCGCCGCCGGCCTCCTGCTGGGCGGCCTCCCCGGGGCCTGCGCCGCGGTGGTGGTCACGGTCGCAGGCGTTCGGCTGCTGCGCCGGGCCGAACCCGATCCGGACGCCGCCGACCGGGCGGCGCTGGCGCACGACCTGCCGGCGGCCTGCGACCTGCTCGCCGTCTGCCTGACCGCGGGGCTGCCCCTCGCCGGCGCGCTCGCCGCCGTGGCCGACGCCGTCCCGGCGCCGCTGGGGTCCCGGCTGCGGACGGTGGCGAGCCTCTGCCGGCTGGGCGCCGGGCCGCGGCAGGCCTGGGCCGACGTGCCACCGGAGCTGGCTGGGCTGGCCCGGGTGCTGGTCCGCGCCGGGGAGTCGGGGGCGGCCGCCGTCCCCGCGCTGCACGCCCTGGCCGAGGAGACCCGCGCCGCGGCCCGGGCCGGCGCCGAGGCGGCGGTGCAGCGGGCGGGTGTGTGGGTGCTGGCGCCGCTGGGCGTGTGCTTCCTGCCGGCCTTCCTCTGCCTGGGTGTCGTCCCGCTGGTGCTCGGCATCGCCGGCGAGGTCTTCGGCTGA
- a CDS encoding DUF4244 domain-containing protein: protein MTARLPVAAPDLHPDPVDRPDPDAGGTPRRGSPARRWALLREAPEAGMSTAEYAVGTVAACAFAAVLYRVVTGDSIVAGLTGLVDAALATLS from the coding sequence ATGACCGCACGGCTGCCCGTGGCCGCACCCGACCTGCACCCCGACCCCGTCGACCGGCCGGACCCGGACGCGGGGGGAACTCCCCGGCGAGGGAGCCCGGCCCGGCGCTGGGCGCTCCTGCGGGAGGCTCCTGAGGCCGGCATGAGCACCGCCGAGTACGCCGTCGGCACCGTGGCGGCCTGCGCCTTCGCCGCGGTGCTGTACCGGGTGGTGACCGGCGACTCGATCGTCGCGGGGCTCACCGGCCTCGTCGACGCCGCGCTCGCGACGCTGTCCTGA
- a CDS encoding TadE family type IV pilus minor pilin: MVTAETAVVLPVLLLVLAAAVAAVTVVGAQLRCVDAAREGARAAARGEETATVTGWAGRVAPDGARTTVTGAAGEVRVRVSAEVAPLGPVPWRVTVTAEAVAQREPAAG, translated from the coding sequence ATGGTCACCGCCGAGACCGCGGTCGTGCTCCCGGTGCTGCTCCTCGTGCTGGCCGCCGCCGTCGCCGCGGTGACGGTGGTGGGGGCACAGCTGCGCTGCGTCGATGCGGCGCGGGAAGGGGCGCGGGCCGCCGCCCGGGGCGAGGAGACCGCCACCGTGACCGGGTGGGCCGGTCGCGTCGCCCCCGACGGCGCCCGCACGACCGTGACCGGCGCGGCCGGGGAGGTGCGGGTCCGGGTGAGCGCCGAGGTCGCGCCGCTGGGGCCGGTGCCCTGGCGGGTGACCGTGACCGCCGAGGCCGTCGCCCAGCGGGAACCCGCCGCGGGATGA
- a CDS encoding DEAD/DEAH box helicase, giving the protein MTELAPVRSAPPPGTDDGSVDGGRAGTGWPASTVPPGGELLAAVLAATAEEEQPVTHVHHVPVRESRTADWPEWIDAGLRERLVARGVRAPWQHQVAAAQFAREGRHVVVATGTASGKSLAYQLPALTRLAEDPRACVLYLAPTKALARDQLASVAALADPSVRPAAYDGDTPAEERDWVRRHSRWIVTNPDMLHRGILPAHQRWSSTLRRVAYVVIDECHAYRGVFGSHVGHVLRRLRRICRRYGAEPVFVLASATVADPAAAATRLVGEDVVAVTDDSSPRPGATFALWEPPLTERTGEHGAPLRRSAAADAAGLLADLVERGARTLAFVRSRRSAESVAEQARRILADRGRADLVSRVDSYRGGYLPEERRELERALSAGDLLGVATTNALELGIDIAGLDAVVLAGYPGTLASLWQQAGRAGRAQRESLVVFVARDDPLDHYLAHHPRAVFGRPVEATVTDPANPYVLGPQLCCAAAEFPLVPADLPDFGGPVAEARLDELVAAGQLRRRPAGWYWAGRGRPDVDIRGSGDEPVAIIEAGTGRLLGTVDGGAAHATVHEGALYVHRGDTFVVDEFDVGDACAVVHPESPDWTTVARDVTDLAIAAVEQTRPLGTVTAHTGVVDVTNQVVAYQRRRLGTGEVLAEFPLDLPPRQLRTRAVWLTLDTQAIGRAEVDDAALPGSLHAAEHAAIGILPLLATCDRWDLGGLSTALHPDTGTAAIFVYDGHPGGAGFAERGYAALRRWLQATRATVASCECESGCPSCVQSPKCGNGNDPLDKAGAVRVLDVVLDELAAADERGPGSATDDDDVDDEPAAREPDGAVEDDLVF; this is encoded by the coding sequence GTGACCGAGCTCGCCCCGGTCCGGTCGGCTCCCCCTCCCGGCACGGACGACGGCTCCGTGGACGGGGGACGGGCCGGGACGGGGTGGCCGGCCTCCACGGTGCCGCCCGGCGGGGAGCTGCTGGCGGCGGTGCTCGCCGCGACGGCCGAGGAGGAGCAGCCGGTCACCCACGTGCACCACGTCCCGGTGCGGGAGAGCCGCACCGCCGACTGGCCGGAGTGGATCGACGCCGGGCTCCGCGAGCGGCTGGTGGCCCGCGGGGTGCGGGCCCCGTGGCAGCACCAGGTGGCGGCGGCGCAGTTCGCGCGGGAGGGCCGGCACGTGGTGGTGGCCACCGGCACGGCGTCGGGCAAGTCGCTGGCCTACCAGCTGCCGGCGCTGACCCGGCTGGCCGAGGACCCCCGTGCCTGCGTGCTGTACCTGGCGCCGACCAAGGCGCTGGCCCGTGACCAGCTGGCCTCGGTGGCGGCCCTGGCCGATCCGTCGGTGCGGCCGGCGGCCTACGACGGCGACACCCCGGCCGAGGAGCGCGACTGGGTCCGGCGGCACTCGCGCTGGATCGTCACCAACCCGGACATGCTGCACCGCGGGATCCTGCCGGCCCACCAGCGCTGGTCGAGCACGCTGCGGCGGGTGGCCTACGTGGTGATCGACGAGTGCCACGCCTACCGCGGGGTGTTCGGCTCGCACGTGGGCCACGTGCTGCGCCGGCTGCGGCGCATCTGCCGCCGGTACGGCGCCGAGCCGGTGTTCGTGCTGGCGTCGGCCACGGTGGCCGACCCCGCCGCCGCGGCGACCCGGCTGGTCGGCGAGGACGTCGTGGCGGTGACCGACGACAGCTCGCCGCGTCCGGGCGCCACCTTCGCGTTGTGGGAGCCGCCGCTGACCGAGCGCACCGGCGAGCACGGTGCGCCGCTGCGCCGGTCGGCCGCCGCCGACGCGGCCGGTCTGCTCGCCGACCTGGTCGAGCGCGGGGCCCGCACGCTGGCGTTCGTCCGCTCCCGGCGCAGCGCCGAGTCGGTGGCCGAGCAGGCCCGCCGGATCCTCGCCGACCGCGGCCGGGCCGATCTGGTGTCGCGGGTCGACTCCTACCGCGGCGGCTACCTGCCCGAGGAGCGGCGGGAGCTGGAGCGGGCGCTGTCGGCCGGTGACCTGCTGGGCGTGGCCACCACCAACGCGCTGGAGCTGGGGATCGACATCGCCGGGCTCGACGCGGTCGTCCTGGCCGGCTATCCGGGCACCCTCGCCTCGCTGTGGCAGCAGGCCGGCCGGGCCGGCCGGGCGCAGCGGGAGTCGCTGGTGGTGTTCGTGGCCCGCGACGACCCGCTGGACCACTACCTGGCCCACCACCCGCGGGCGGTGTTCGGCCGGCCCGTGGAGGCGACGGTCACCGACCCGGCCAACCCCTACGTGCTGGGTCCCCAGCTGTGCTGCGCCGCCGCGGAGTTCCCGCTGGTGCCCGCGGACCTGCCCGACTTCGGCGGGCCGGTGGCCGAGGCGCGGCTGGACGAGCTCGTGGCCGCCGGGCAGCTGCGCCGCCGGCCGGCCGGCTGGTACTGGGCCGGCCGCGGCCGCCCCGACGTCGACATCCGCGGCAGCGGCGACGAGCCGGTGGCGATCATCGAGGCCGGCACCGGGCGGCTGCTGGGCACCGTCGACGGCGGGGCCGCGCACGCGACGGTGCACGAGGGCGCGCTCTACGTGCACCGCGGGGACACCTTCGTCGTCGACGAGTTCGACGTCGGCGACGCCTGCGCCGTCGTGCACCCCGAGAGCCCCGACTGGACGACCGTGGCCCGGGACGTCACCGACCTGGCGATCGCCGCCGTCGAGCAGACCCGGCCGCTGGGCACGGTGACCGCGCACACCGGCGTCGTGGACGTGACCAACCAGGTGGTGGCCTACCAGCGGCGCCGGCTGGGGACCGGCGAGGTGCTGGCCGAGTTCCCGCTGGACCTCCCGCCGCGCCAGCTGCGCACCCGGGCGGTCTGGCTGACGCTGGACACGCAGGCGATCGGGCGGGCCGAGGTGGACGACGCGGCGCTGCCCGGGTCGCTGCACGCGGCCGAGCACGCGGCGATCGGCATCCTGCCGCTGCTGGCCACCTGCGACCGCTGGGACCTCGGCGGCCTGTCCACGGCGCTGCACCCCGACACCGGGACCGCGGCGATCTTCGTCTACGACGGCCACCCGGGCGGGGCGGGGTTCGCCGAGCGCGGGTACGCGGCGCTGCGCCGCTGGCTGCAGGCGACGCGGGCCACGGTGGCCAGCTGCGAGTGCGAGAGCGGCTGCCCGTCGTGCGTGCAGTCGCCCAAGTGCGGCAACGGCAACGACCCGCTGGACAAGGCCGGCGCGGTGCGGGTGCTCGACGTCGTCCTGGACGAGCTGGCCGCCGCCGACGAGCGCGGACCCGGCTCCGCCACGGACGACGACGACGTGGACGACGAGCCGGCGGCCCGGGAGCCGGATGGCGCCGTCGAGGACGACCTGGTCTTCTGA
- a CDS encoding sodium-translocating pyrophosphatase: protein MPDSSLSGGETALVAVVLVISLAALAFAAFLVRAVLAADQGTEKMREIAQAVQEGAGAYLRRQFRTLAIFAVVVFGLLVLLPVADGGWGTRLGRAVFFLVGAGFSAAVGFIGMTLATRGNVRMAAAARGGGYRPAFRIAYRTGGVCGMITVGLGLFGAALALLLFDETGPVVLEGFGFGGALLAMFMRVGGGIFTKAADVGADLVGKVEAGIPEDDPRNAATIADNVGDNVGDCAGMAADLFESYAVTLVAALILGQVFFGSVGMVFPLVVAAIGIIASVVGVLATNPGKNDSSGLAPINRGFFVSAAVSLLLVAVASFTVLPGTAGAVDLPVSLPVLGFGAVLVGVVLAAAIQQLTGYFTETSRKPVQDVGRSSLTGPATVILSGISLGLESAVYAALLIGGAVYGAFLLGGGAALYAVALAGCGLLTTAGVIVAMDTFGPVSDNAQGIAEMSGDIDDDGARVLTDLDAVGNTTKAITKGIAIATAVLAATALFGSYNAQVDVALEEAGTTLGDAFSLVNPNNVVGAVLGAAVVFFFSGLAISAVSRAAGRVVFEVREQFRTRPGIMDYTERPDYGAVVDICTKDSLRELATPGLLAVLAPVAVGFGLGIGPLAAYLVGAIAAGTLMAVFLANSGGAWDNAKKMVEDGAYGGKGSEAHAATVIGDTVGDPFKDTAGPAINPLIKVMNLVALLIAPAVVGLSVGEDANTPLRIGLALAAVVVVVVAVVVSKRRSVVVEEASSASTGSDLTTTAP, encoded by the coding sequence ATGCCCGACAGCTCGTTGTCAGGCGGTGAGACGGCGCTGGTCGCCGTCGTCCTCGTCATCTCCCTGGCCGCCCTCGCCTTCGCTGCCTTCCTGGTCCGCGCCGTCCTCGCCGCCGACCAGGGCACGGAGAAGATGCGCGAGATCGCGCAGGCGGTGCAGGAGGGCGCGGGGGCGTACCTGCGCCGGCAGTTCCGCACCCTCGCGATCTTCGCCGTCGTGGTGTTCGGGCTGCTGGTCCTGCTCCCCGTGGCCGACGGCGGGTGGGGGACCCGGCTGGGCCGGGCGGTCTTCTTCCTCGTCGGCGCGGGCTTCTCCGCGGCCGTCGGCTTCATCGGCATGACCCTGGCCACCCGCGGCAACGTGCGCATGGCGGCGGCGGCCCGCGGGGGCGGCTACCGGCCCGCCTTCCGCATCGCGTACCGCACCGGCGGGGTCTGCGGGATGATCACCGTCGGCCTCGGTCTGTTCGGCGCCGCGCTGGCGCTGCTGCTGTTCGACGAGACCGGTCCGGTGGTGCTCGAGGGTTTCGGGTTCGGCGGCGCCCTGCTCGCGATGTTCATGCGCGTCGGTGGCGGGATCTTCACCAAGGCCGCCGACGTGGGTGCCGACCTGGTCGGCAAGGTGGAGGCGGGCATCCCGGAGGACGATCCGCGCAACGCCGCCACGATCGCCGACAACGTGGGCGACAACGTCGGCGACTGCGCCGGCATGGCCGCCGACCTCTTCGAGTCCTACGCCGTCACGCTGGTCGCCGCGCTGATCCTCGGGCAGGTCTTCTTCGGCTCGGTGGGCATGGTGTTCCCGCTGGTGGTCGCCGCCATCGGGATCATCGCCTCGGTGGTGGGGGTCCTGGCCACCAACCCGGGGAAGAACGACAGCAGCGGCCTGGCGCCGATCAACCGCGGCTTCTTCGTCTCCGCCGCGGTGTCGCTGCTGCTGGTGGCGGTCGCGTCCTTCACCGTGCTGCCCGGCACGGCCGGCGCCGTCGACCTGCCCGTCAGCCTGCCGGTGCTCGGCTTCGGCGCCGTCCTGGTCGGTGTCGTCCTCGCCGCCGCCATCCAGCAGCTCACCGGCTACTTCACCGAGACCAGCCGCAAGCCGGTCCAGGACGTCGGCCGCAGCTCGCTGACGGGGCCGGCCACCGTGATCCTCTCCGGCATCTCCCTCGGCCTGGAGTCGGCCGTCTACGCCGCGCTGCTCATCGGCGGCGCGGTGTACGGCGCCTTCCTCCTCGGCGGCGGTGCCGCCCTCTACGCGGTCGCGCTGGCCGGCTGCGGGCTGCTCACCACCGCCGGCGTGATCGTCGCCATGGACACCTTCGGCCCGGTCAGCGACAACGCCCAGGGCATCGCCGAGATGTCCGGCGACATCGACGACGACGGCGCCCGGGTGCTCACCGACCTCGACGCCGTCGGCAACACCACGAAGGCCATCACCAAGGGCATCGCCATCGCGACCGCGGTCCTCGCCGCCACCGCGCTCTTCGGCTCCTACAACGCCCAGGTCGACGTCGCGCTGGAGGAGGCCGGCACGACGCTGGGCGACGCGTTCAGCCTGGTCAACCCGAACAACGTCGTGGGCGCCGTGCTCGGCGCCGCGGTCGTCTTCTTCTTCTCCGGGCTGGCGATCAGCGCGGTGTCCCGCGCCGCCGGCCGGGTGGTCTTCGAGGTGCGGGAGCAGTTCCGCACCCGGCCGGGGATCATGGACTACACCGAGCGGCCCGACTACGGCGCCGTCGTCGACATCTGCACCAAGGACTCGTTGCGCGAGCTGGCCACCCCGGGCCTGCTCGCCGTCCTGGCCCCCGTGGCGGTGGGCTTCGGCCTGGGCATCGGCCCGCTGGCGGCCTACCTGGTCGGCGCGATCGCCGCGGGAACCCTGATGGCGGTCTTCCTCGCCAACTCCGGCGGCGCCTGGGACAACGCCAAGAAGATGGTGGAGGACGGCGCCTACGGCGGGAAGGGCAGCGAGGCGCACGCGGCCACCGTCATCGGCGACACGGTGGGCGACCCGTTCAAGGACACCGCGGGCCCGGCGATCAACCCGCTGATCAAGGTGATGAACCTCGTCGCGCTGCTCATCGCCCCGGCGGTGGTCGGGCTGTCGGTGGGGGAGGACGCCAACACCCCGCTGCGGATCGGGCTCGCCCTCGCGGCGGTCGTGGTCGTCGTGGTCGCGGTCGTCGTCTCCAAGCGCCGCTCGGTCGTGGTGGAGGAGGCCAGCTCCGCGTCCACCGGCTCCGACCTCACCACCACCGCTCCCTGA